In a single window of the Lebetimonas sp. JH292 genome:
- a CDS encoding MFS transporter, with the protein MVYLSLLMAIRFLGLFIVMPLLSLYALSLNGANAFNVGVAMGAYALSQVFLQIPFGRWADNYDKKKILITGLSLLFLGSIVCAFSTDIYMLIFGRLLQGAGAIGGVILAYIADLTDENTRAKSFAKMGQFIALSFALSMVLGPTVGAKWGVDKLFLLTALLALFSIWLVTKKIPNPPKIVHHQAKATLKEVLTHRELLKLFFSGFMQKGLMTVFFMITPIVFTKNLGWDKMDLWKVYIPALIIGIFALPLGAILAEKKEKGKLVFILSAGLITISLFLYSIENIISDFLAVIIFFFGFNMLEPVLQSFVSKVARANQKATALSTSNTIQYLGIFLGGAGAGIFMKYNLLNLFLILSAIIGILWIIALIKMKPVKKFKIVEYKNFDKDFIEELKTEKNVYDFYEKDGILIVRYF; encoded by the coding sequence ATGGTCTATTTAAGTCTTTTAATGGCTATAAGGTTTTTGGGGCTTTTTATTGTTATGCCGCTTTTATCGTTATATGCATTAAGTTTAAACGGGGCAAATGCGTTTAATGTGGGTGTGGCGATGGGGGCATATGCCCTTTCACAGGTTTTTTTACAGATTCCTTTCGGCAGATGGGCCGATAATTATGATAAAAAAAAGATTTTAATAACAGGCCTTTCATTGCTATTTTTGGGAAGCATAGTCTGTGCGTTTTCAACAGACATATATATGCTGATTTTTGGTAGGCTTTTACAGGGTGCTGGCGCAATAGGAGGTGTAATTCTGGCTTATATAGCGGATTTGACCGATGAAAACACAAGGGCAAAATCATTTGCAAAAATGGGACAGTTTATTGCCCTGAGTTTTGCGCTTTCTATGGTTTTGGGACCTACCGTAGGTGCAAAATGGGGGGTTGACAAACTGTTTTTACTGACCGCACTTTTAGCACTGTTTTCAATCTGGCTGGTTACCAAAAAAATTCCGAATCCACCAAAAATTGTCCATCATCAGGCAAAAGCCACTTTAAAAGAAGTCTTAACGCATAGGGAGCTTTTAAAACTTTTTTTCTCTGGTTTTATGCAAAAAGGTCTTATGACTGTCTTTTTTATGATTACTCCTATTGTTTTTACAAAAAATCTCGGCTGGGATAAAATGGATTTATGGAAAGTTTATATTCCGGCATTGATTATAGGTATTTTCGCACTGCCTCTCGGTGCAATTTTGGCTGAAAAAAAAGAAAAAGGAAAACTTGTTTTTATTTTAAGCGCCGGTTTAATAACGATATCTTTGTTTTTATATTCAATTGAAAATATTATCAGTGATTTTTTGGCGGTAATAATATTCTTTTTCGGATTCAATATGCTCGAGCCTGTTCTTCAAAGTTTTGTAAGCAAAGTGGCAAGGGCAAATCAGAAAGCAACCGCACTTTCAACATCAAACACTATTCAATATTTAGGAATTTTTTTAGGCGGTGCGGGGGCAGGTATTTTTATGAAATACAATTTATTAAATTTGTTTTTAATTTTAAGCGCAATTATCGGAATCTTATGGATAATAGCGCTTATTAAAATGAAACCTGTTAAAAAATTCAAAATCGTGGAATATAAAAATTTTGATAAAGACTTTATTGAAGAGCTTAAAACAGAAAAAAATGTATATGATTTTTATGAAAAAGATGGAATTTTAATAGTTAGGTATTTTTAA
- a CDS encoding rod-binding protein, producing the protein MSNYNINIGIHHKINLKEKNLKKLKQNCNAFESEILNFFLKKALKDESKLFPETPGEKIYKSMQIEQISKELGGNFGYSQLLFNYLKKDI; encoded by the coding sequence ATGAGCAATTACAATATAAACATAGGTATTCATCATAAAATAAATTTAAAAGAAAAAAATCTGAAAAAATTAAAACAAAACTGTAACGCATTTGAAAGTGAAATATTAAATTTTTTTTTAAAAAAAGCCTTAAAAGATGAATCAAAGCTTTTTCCCGAAACACCCGGGGAAAAAATTTACAAATCTATGCAAATAGAACAAATTTCAAAAGAGCTGGGCGGAAATTTCGGATATTCACAGCTTTTATTTAATTATTTAAAAAAAGATATTTAA
- a CDS encoding flagellar basal body P-ring protein FlgI: MSAKVDGFEKFLAIMFFTIFYMFISINLFADKIKNISSIIGVRDNQLIGYGLVVGLDGTGDSTSSKFTNQTLSNLLKNVNVKLDPKDIKSKNVAAVMVTATLPPFAREGDKIDVTISSIGDATSLEGGVLLITPLKGVNGKIYALAQGPVSMGGFNLKGGLKQKHFTTTVKIPNGATVERAVVWDIYHQNFATLSLKRSDFDLAVNIQNTLNNKFRSHVAVAVDPRTIKLKKPQKLSMPEFLAEVENTDITAQMPDVIVIDERTGTIVAGSNVTVKPTVITYGDFVIKIKKETTILNLTQMFQKFKATPQDIIAILENLKTSSAINAKLIIN; encoded by the coding sequence ATGTCAGCAAAAGTCGACGGTTTTGAAAAATTTTTGGCAATTATGTTTTTTACAATTTTTTATATGTTCATTTCCATCAATCTTTTTGCCGATAAAATTAAAAATATTTCATCAATAATAGGTGTAAGGGACAACCAACTAATCGGGTACGGACTCGTTGTAGGATTAGACGGCACCGGAGATTCGACATCTTCAAAATTCACAAATCAGACTCTTTCAAACTTACTTAAAAATGTAAATGTAAAACTTGACCCAAAAGACATAAAATCAAAAAATGTAGCTGCCGTAATGGTAACTGCAACCCTGCCGCCGTTTGCAAGGGAAGGAGATAAAATCGATGTGACAATATCCTCAATAGGTGACGCCACTTCTCTTGAAGGGGGAGTATTGCTTATTACACCGCTAAAAGGTGTAAACGGAAAAATTTATGCCCTGGCACAGGGGCCTGTAAGCATGGGAGGATTTAATCTAAAAGGAGGCTTAAAGCAAAAACATTTTACAACAACAGTAAAAATTCCAAACGGGGCTACGGTTGAGCGGGCGGTTGTATGGGATATATATCATCAGAATTTTGCCACTCTTTCACTTAAAAGAAGTGATTTTGATTTGGCTGTTAACATTCAGAATACATTAAATAATAAATTCCGCTCTCATGTCGCCGTTGCAGTTGATCCAAGAACAATAAAACTTAAAAAACCGCAAAAGCTTTCCATGCCGGAATTTTTGGCAGAGGTTGAGAATACCGATATCACTGCCCAAATGCCTGATGTTATTGTAATAGATGAAAGAACGGGAACAATAGTTGCTGGAAGTAATGTAACGGTAAAACCGACAGTTATTACTTACGGTGATTTTGTAATAAAAATTAAAAAAGAAACAACTATTTTAAATTTAACGCAGATGTTTCAAAAATTTAAAGCAACGCCGCAGGACATTATCGCTATTTTGGAAAACTTAAAAACCAGCAGCGCAATAAACGCAAAACTGATAATAAACTGA
- a CDS encoding histidinol-phosphatase, whose protein sequence is MLIDIHNHTPLCNHATGIPEEFIKKAIDKGIDIYGFADHAPMDFDKKYRMGFEDMPKYENEINALKEKYKDKIKILLGYEVDFTPFIDKRVLERKVDFLIGSVHFLNNWGFDNPEFIKEWGKRDIDDVYKEYFSKIKEMAESKLFDIVGHLDLVKVFGFKPKKNIKDLAKEAIKAIKKSDMAVEINTSGLRKKVNEIYPSVELLRIIKEEGIDITFSSDAHKPQDVGYKITQAVELAKKIGFSEAVYFEKRKKQKIKLT, encoded by the coding sequence ATGCTTATTGATATTCACAACCACACACCCCTTTGTAATCACGCCACAGGCATCCCCGAAGAATTTATAAAAAAAGCGATAGATAAAGGAATAGATATATACGGTTTTGCAGACCATGCGCCGATGGATTTTGATAAAAAATACAGAATGGGCTTTGAAGATATGCCGAAATACGAAAATGAAATAAACGCTTTAAAAGAAAAATATAAAGACAAAATAAAAATTCTTTTAGGGTATGAAGTGGATTTTACGCCTTTTATTGATAAAAGAGTGCTTGAGAGAAAAGTGGATTTTTTAATAGGAAGCGTTCATTTTCTAAACAACTGGGGTTTTGATAATCCCGAATTTATTAAAGAATGGGGAAAAAGGGATATTGATGACGTTTATAAAGAATATTTCTCCAAAATAAAAGAAATGGCTGAATCTAAACTGTTTGACATAGTGGGACATCTTGACTTAGTGAAAGTTTTCGGCTTTAAACCTAAAAAAAATATAAAAGATCTGGCAAAAGAAGCGATAAAAGCCATTAAAAAATCCGATATGGCAGTGGAAATAAACACTTCAGGTCTTAGAAAAAAAGTAAATGAAATTTATCCGTCTGTTGAATTATTGAGAATAATTAAAGAAGAAGGAATAGATATCACATTCTCAAGCGATGCGCATAAACCTCAGGATGTAGGATACAAAATCACTCAAGCAGTAGAACTTGCAAAAAAAATAGGATTCAGTGAAGCTGTTTATTTTGAAAAGAGAAAAAAACAGAAAATTAAATTAACATAA
- a CDS encoding flagellar biosynthesis anti-sigma factor FlgM, with amino-acid sequence MISRVGINQTNLISTQPEKKEVKKTQNSGRVEEIKKQIEAGTYKIDLDKTAKALAKALL; translated from the coding sequence ATGATATCAAGAGTTGGAATAAATCAAACAAATTTAATATCTACCCAGCCAGAAAAAAAAGAAGTTAAAAAAACACAAAATTCTGGAAGGGTAGAAGAGATTAAAAAACAAATCGAAGCCGGAACATACAAAATAGACTTGGACAAAACAGCAAAAGCTTTAGCCAAAGCGCTTCTTTAA